In Anabrus simplex isolate iqAnaSimp1 chromosome 12, ASM4041472v1, whole genome shotgun sequence, a genomic segment contains:
- the Trs33 gene encoding trafficking protein particle complex subunit 6b: MADEASFDFLHAELVSYVISSLEKDEKEKENKQTDLSTLEYIGFSTGYRIIERLTKEWPRFKDELDTMKFICTDFWSSINKKQIDNLRTNHQGVYVLQDNAFRFLTRLSNSRQYLEMAPKYVAFTCGLIRGALANLGINSMVTAEVQSMPACKFHIQVQRT, encoded by the exons ATGGCGGATGAAGCATCTTTTGACTTCTTACATGCAGAGTTAGTGTCTTATGTAATATCTAGTTTAGAGAAAgatgagaaagaaaaagaaaacaag CAAACAGATTTATCAACCCTGGAGTATATAGGATTCTCAACTGGTTATAGGATCATTGAAAG ATTGACCAAGGAATGGCCCCGTTTCAAAGATGAACTTGATACCATGAAGTTCATTTGTACGGACTTTTGGTCATCCATTAACAAGAAACAAATAGACAATTTAAGGACAAACCACCAAGGAGTTTACGTTCTTCAAGATAACGCATTTAGATTTCTTACAAGGCTGTCTAATAGTCGACAGTACCTGGAGATGGCACCCAAG TACGTCGCCTTTACCTGCGGTCTTATCAGAGGTGCTCTGGCTAATCTTGGTATCAACAGCATGGTGACTGCAGAAGTACAGTCAATGCCTGCTTGTAAATTTCACATACAAGTTCAAAGAACATGA